A single Acidobacteriota bacterium DNA region contains:
- the nudB gene encoding dihydroneopterin triphosphate diphosphatase has protein sequence MKYKQPRSVQVVIFADAPSGRQYLLLKRVVSHGGFWQPVTGSLEEGETHWQAAVREVREETGICIRADELIDLGVINTFEIAPQWRGKYAPGVTHNEEVCFALRVQRCEVQVDTLEHDACAWEIYERSIEMLYWESNKHTFAAARLLPE, from the coding sequence GTGAAGTACAAGCAGCCCCGGTCCGTTCAAGTTGTGATCTTCGCTGACGCGCCCAGCGGGCGGCAGTATCTCTTGCTGAAGCGCGTTGTGAGTCACGGCGGGTTCTGGCAGCCGGTCACTGGGTCTCTCGAAGAAGGGGAGACTCACTGGCAGGCTGCGGTGAGGGAGGTGCGCGAAGAAACCGGAATTTGCATCCGCGCAGACGAATTGATTGATCTTGGTGTGATCAATACTTTTGAGATCGCTCCTCAGTGGCGCGGAAAGTATGCGCCGGGAGTTACGCATAACGAAGAGGTGTGCTTCGCGCTAAGGGTGCAACGGTGTGAGGTCCAGGTCGACACGCTCGAGCACGATGCTTGTGCCTGGGAGATTTATGAGCGCTCGATTGAGATGCTTTATTGGGAAAGCAACAAGCACACGTTTGCCGCTGCTCGCCTGCTCCCGGAATGA